The Synchiropus splendidus isolate RoL2022-P1 chromosome 1, RoL_Sspl_1.0, whole genome shotgun sequence genome includes a window with the following:
- the LOC128746815 gene encoding homeobox protein engrailed-1-B-like yields the protein MEEQKEPSSGRDSTEEESMSLSPNLPSPPVILAHQAAQQAHRTTNFFIDNILRPDFGCRREAPLARPHAGSLCLDSNCSSDSTSSSPSSSSSSSSSPSNKQSKQGEAAGNGTSRYPDSPSSIMVMSGGTAASPAAAKESQPLLWPAWVYCTRYSDRPSSGPRTRKLKKKKSSKEDKRPRTAFTAEQLQRLKTEFQANRYITEQRRQSLAQELNLNESQIKIWFQNKRAKIKKATGYKNGLALQLMAQGLYNHSTTTVQEDKEDSE from the exons ATGGAAGAGCAGAAGGAGCCGAGCAGTGGCCGGGACTCGACCGAGGAGGAAAGCATGTCCCTGTCTCCCAACTTGCCCTCTCCGCCCGTCATCCTAGCGCACCAGGCGGCGCAGCAGGCACACCGAACCACCAACTTTTTCATCGACAACATCCTGCGGCCGGACTTCGGCTGCCGCCGGGAGGCTCCGCTGGCGCGGCCGCACGCCGGCAGCCTGTGTCTGGACTCGAACTGCAGCAGTGACAGCACCTcgtcctcaccctcctcctcgtCGTCGTCATCGTCGTCGCCGTCTAACAAACAGTCCAAGCAGGGCGAGGCGGCGGGGAACGGGACTAGCCGGTACCCGGACAGCCCCTCGTCCATCATGGTGATGAGCGGCGGCACTGCCGCGTCTCCGGCCGCGGCGAaagagagccagccgctgctctGGCCCGCCTGGGTCTACTGCACCCGCTACTCGGACCGGCCCTCATCTG GCCCGAGGACACGcaaactgaagaagaagaagagcagcaagGAGGACAAGCGGCCGCGGACCGCCTTCACAGCCGAGCAGCTTCAGAGACTCAAAACTGAGTTCCAGGCCAACCGCTACATCACAGAGCAGCGGAGACAGTCTCTGGCCCAGGAACTCAACCTGAACGAGTCCCAGATCaaaatctggttccagaacaaGCGGGCCAAGATTAAAAAGGCCACAGGCTACAAGAACGGGCTGGCGCTGCAGCTGATGGCCCAAGGACTGTACAACCACTCCACCACCACCGTGCAGGAGGACAAGGAGGACAGCGAGTGA